From the Spiroplasma alleghenense genome, one window contains:
- a CDS encoding SprT-like domain-containing protein, which yields MTEVSLMIPDILNEIYIAYDFLNHKLFNNELKKIQITIASFNQKTRSNKTVLAHFNPRKSWEGDFNEIVLYDSVFTGNFNDILQTLVHEMVHQYCFENGIKDTEANGRHNKNFRQQAEIVGLTVNKPLTKNQGYTTSLSGALESVFRVIPLNHRVIEDFIGINNFKKLNKKNKEIKETIKPVNFKYQCSGCEIEFRSKKDMNLNCADCDISLIKSVF from the coding sequence GTGACTGAAGTAAGTTTAATGATTCCAGATATCCTAAATGAGATTTACATTGCTTATGATTTTTTAAATCATAAGTTATTCAACAATGAACTTAAAAAAATCCAAATTACAATTGCTTCATTTAATCAAAAAACTAGAAGTAATAAAACTGTTTTAGCTCATTTCAATCCTAGAAAATCATGAGAAGGGGATTTTAATGAAATAGTTTTGTATGATTCGGTTTTTACCGGGAATTTTAACGATATTCTACAAACCTTGGTTCATGAAATGGTTCATCAGTATTGCTTTGAAAACGGAATTAAAGATACCGAAGCTAATGGCAGACATAACAAAAACTTCCGTCAACAAGCTGAAATAGTCGGCCTTACCGTCAACAAGCCATTAACTAAAAATCAAGGATACACAACGTCCTTGAGTGGTGCTTTGGAAAGTGTTTTCAGGGTTATCCCGCTAAACCATAGAGTTATTGAAGATTTTATTGGCATTAATAACTTTAAGAAATTAAATAAAAAAAATAAAGAAATCAAAGAGACAATTAAACCCGTTAATTTTAAGTATCAATGCAGTGGGTGTGAAATTGAGTTTAGATCCAAAAAAGACATGAATTTGAATTGCGCTGATTGTGATATTAGTTTAATTAAAAGTGTATTTTAA
- a CDS encoding Y-family DNA polymerase: MDNNKVIFLIDLDAFFASCSMAKNKLPLNSIVGVASPNSRSIITAASYAARNLGIKAGMPVFQAKKISKDLIILPTDFKTYIEFSSKIFDLIYNNFSKKMEVASIDECYVDVTQEYKKFKSVTNMAEAIKSRIMDELNVSCSIGISTNKFLAKTAVEFKKPYGTMVILPHQVPQLIWPLEIRKMFGIGIATAEILNKNNIFTIGDIANTEISFLESLLGKNGRALKLNALGKGDDEVAFQSNEMKSIGNEMTLEFPTSNEEELRSIIYWICKNISKRLKQRSLQPKTFAIVLRFEKTKGEIFNKRMHKKTTTRQETIIRHTNNFEEILSVAQSCFDYLWKGESVSLIGVRSSNLISEIEGFKQIDFENLKSRERKNDLEQVAFDINFSLNSEKVFTADKLKSKLDKNISQSKFLTNDDVHISNEQVKNKWKK, from the coding sequence ATGGACAATAATAAAGTTATTTTTTTAATTGATTTAGATGCTTTTTTTGCATCTTGTTCAATGGCCAAAAACAAACTTCCCCTAAATTCAATAGTGGGTGTAGCTTCGCCAAATAGTAGATCAATTATTACAGCAGCAAGTTATGCCGCTAGAAATCTAGGGATTAAGGCCGGAATGCCAGTTTTTCAGGCAAAAAAAATATCAAAGGATTTAATAATTTTACCAACTGATTTTAAAACTTATATTGAATTTTCTAGCAAAATTTTTGATTTGATTTACAATAATTTTTCAAAAAAAATGGAAGTAGCCTCAATCGATGAATGCTATGTAGATGTGACACAAGAATATAAAAAATTTAAATCCGTTACTAACATGGCAGAAGCAATTAAAAGCAGAATTATGGACGAATTAAATGTAAGTTGTTCTATAGGAATTAGCACTAATAAATTTTTAGCCAAAACGGCCGTTGAGTTTAAAAAACCTTACGGAACAATGGTAATATTACCACATCAAGTTCCACAATTAATTTGACCTTTAGAAATAAGGAAAATGTTTGGAATTGGAATTGCTACTGCAGAAATTTTAAATAAAAATAATATTTTTACTATTGGGGATATTGCAAATACTGAAATAAGTTTTTTAGAATCATTGCTTGGTAAGAATGGTCGAGCATTAAAATTAAACGCCCTAGGTAAGGGCGATGATGAGGTGGCTTTTCAAAGTAATGAAATGAAGAGCATTGGCAATGAAATGACACTTGAATTTCCTACAAGTAATGAAGAGGAACTTAGAAGTATAATTTATTGAATTTGCAAAAATATTTCAAAGAGATTAAAACAAAGGTCTTTGCAACCCAAAACATTTGCAATTGTACTAAGATTTGAAAAAACTAAAGGCGAAATTTTTAATAAGAGAATGCACAAAAAGACAACTACTCGCCAAGAAACAATAATTAGACATACAAATAATTTTGAGGAAATACTTTCAGTAGCCCAGAGTTGTTTTGATTATCTATGAAAGGGTGAATCGGTTTCCCTGATTGGTGTTCGTTCTTCAAATTTAATATCAGAAATTGAAGGTTTCAAACAAATAGATTTTGAAAATTTGAAAAGTCGGGAGAGAAAAAACGATTTAGAACAAGTAGCCTTTGATATAAATTTTTCTCTTAATTCAGAAAAAGTATTTACTGCTGACAAATTAAAGAGCAAACTTGATAAAAATATTTCTCAATCAAAATTTTTAACAAATGATGATGTTCACATCTCAAATGAACAAGTAAAAAATAAATGAAAGAAGTAA
- a CDS encoding TlyA family RNA methyltransferase: MKKRLDQILLDKELVENRSKARGLIIDGKVLVNDLKETKPGTLFDGSNIKIQIINNEKNFVSRAGEKLQKAIEVWDLNINDKICLDIGSSTGGFTDCCLRNGAKMIYAVDVGTNQLDWKIRNNPKVISMEKTNFRYVTIQNFNKGEIDFFCCDVSFISVSKILPALKNILVKPAIGVILIKPQFESNREIIKNGKVLGEKNHKQAIEKVFKYAIENNFSVVELDFSPILGSKKNNIEYICLLKQELNPEIKVSEDKINKVVKDSQDLLMKKEV; the protein is encoded by the coding sequence GCAAGAGGATTAATAATAGATGGAAAAGTCTTGGTTAACGATTTAAAGGAAACTAAACCCGGTACATTATTTGATGGTAGCAACATCAAAATTCAAATAATTAATAATGAAAAAAACTTTGTTTCAAGAGCTGGGGAGAAATTGCAAAAAGCAATCGAAGTGTGAGATCTAAATATAAATGATAAAATTTGCTTAGATATAGGTTCATCAACAGGAGGTTTCACTGACTGTTGCTTGAGAAATGGTGCAAAAATGATTTATGCAGTTGATGTTGGTACAAACCAACTAGATTGAAAAATAAGAAATAATCCAAAAGTAATTTCTATGGAAAAGACAAACTTTAGATATGTTACAATCCAAAATTTTAACAAAGGAGAAATTGATTTTTTTTGTTGTGATGTAAGTTTTATTTCAGTAAGCAAAATTTTGCCAGCTTTAAAAAATATATTGGTTAAGCCAGCAATTGGTGTTATATTAATAAAACCTCAGTTTGAGTCAAATAGAGAAATAATAAAAAATGGAAAAGTTTTGGGAGAAAAAAATCATAAACAAGCAATTGAAAAAGTTTTTAAGTACGCAATTGAAAATAACTTTTCGGTAGTTGAATTGGATTTTTCACCAATTTTAGGTAGCAAGAAAAATAACATAGAATATATTTGTTTATTGAAACAGGAATTAAATCCCGAAATAAAAGTATCGGAAGATAAAATTAATAAAGTTGTCAAAGATTCCCAGGATCTATTAATGAAGAAAGAAGTTTAA
- the holA gene encoding DNA polymerase III subunit delta, whose product MYLILGNDEFLIRKELQKNIKKLSHNSEYERVNFDLINDDFNDLVNELYTFGMFSERKIIVIEEAWFLTEKKVALNKTFELEKLKKYLENPNPNNEIFFLLNNDKISKKLVISKFFESNSEIITVPSLNKESAYKLITKKLSSEGIEFDKDAIEYLLEKVPLESRIIINEINKLVNLSEKVTKKQIQNIVSKYIFYDIFEISNYFLNGNIDKFLINYKKYRSQNKDFFSFISLIISSLILMRNAIILKNKNFNNLEIAERLEVNPYRISKILEINYRNFKQINDKIKEMYGLISNIFEGNYDDQVISELFFIKTLLI is encoded by the coding sequence ATGTATTTAATTTTAGGTAATGATGAATTTTTGATTCGTAAGGAACTTCAAAAAAATATAAAGAAACTTTCTCATAATAGTGAATATGAAAGAGTGAACTTCGATTTAATAAATGACGATTTTAATGATTTAGTTAATGAATTATACACATTTGGTATGTTCTCGGAAAGAAAGATAATTGTTATTGAAGAAGCCTGATTTTTAACCGAAAAAAAAGTTGCTTTAAATAAGACTTTTGAATTAGAAAAATTAAAAAAATATCTAGAAAACCCAAATCCAAACAACGAAATATTTTTCCTATTAAACAATGATAAAATTAGCAAAAAATTAGTAATTTCCAAATTTTTTGAATCAAATTCTGAGATAATTACAGTTCCAAGTTTAAACAAAGAAAGTGCATATAAATTAATAACTAAAAAACTTAGTAGCGAGGGTATCGAGTTTGACAAGGATGCTATCGAGTATTTGCTTGAAAAAGTCCCTCTAGAGTCTAGGATAATAATTAATGAAATCAATAAATTAGTTAATTTATCAGAAAAAGTTACAAAAAAACAAATTCAAAATATTGTTTCAAAATATATTTTTTATGATATTTTTGAAATCAGCAATTATTTTTTAAACGGAAATATTGATAAATTTTTGATTAACTATAAAAAATATCGTAGCCAAAATAAAGATTTCTTTTCATTTATTAGTTTAATAATTAGTTCTTTAATATTAATGAGAAATGCTATTATATTGAAAAATAAAAATTTTAATAATTTAGAAATTGCCGAAAGACTGGAAGTAAATCCTTACCGAATTTCTAAAATTTTAGAAATTAATTATAGAAATTTCAAACAAATTAATGATAAAATAAAGGAAATGTATGGTTTAATTTCAAACATTTTCGAAGGAAACTACGATGATCAAGTTATTTCTGAGCTATTTTTTATAAAAACATTGCTAATATAG
- the coaE gene encoding dephospho-CoA kinase (Dephospho-CoA kinase (CoaE) performs the final step in coenzyme A biosynthesis.) codes for MILGVFGYIGTGKSTALEYLSTKHGFYVIDADKKSKVVLGYPEVQEFIKNKIPEAYDFENQQVYRSKLRSVIFMKKSLNIELGKIMWPHISKLIRFDIANCNRDKIAVEAALLPLLKLPIDKYIYLINKNYNSHVNRIDERDKRDNKEIRKILKIQETMHRESNIDYIIDNSSDKESLYKKIDRVIENINKD; via the coding sequence TTGATTTTAGGGGTTTTTGGTTATATTGGCACAGGTAAGAGTACCGCACTAGAATATTTGAGTACAAAACACGGATTCTATGTAATTGATGCTGACAAGAAAAGCAAGGTGGTCTTGGGTTATCCTGAGGTTCAAGAGTTTATTAAAAATAAGATTCCAGAAGCATATGATTTTGAAAATCAACAAGTATATCGCTCAAAATTAAGAAGTGTTATTTTCATGAAGAAATCACTTAATATTGAGCTTGGGAAAATAATGTGACCACACATCAGTAAGTTAATAAGGTTTGATATAGCAAACTGCAACAGAGATAAGATTGCGGTCGAGGCAGCTCTTCTACCACTACTTAAGTTACCAATCGATAAATATATTTACTTGATCAATAAAAATTATAATAGTCACGTTAATAGAATTGATGAAAGGGATAAGCGAGATAATAAAGAAATTCGTAAGATTTTAAAGATTCAAGAAACAATGCACCGAGAAAGTAACATCGATTACATAATCGATAATAGTTCAGACAAAGAGAGTTTATATAAAAAAATAGATCGAGTAATTGAAAATATAAATAAAGATTAA
- a CDS encoding polysialyltransferase family glycosyltransferase: protein MKKILSILASVSILSTSSLAVISCQMNLKLVDENLRYNFTPEVIGEDDHNGIKNYLNAVKKQNELSLNTGTLYYISRAGAAIGVQTFVSAISEALMFPDRQIVIYLSDQMNPDGPLGKNSMKIEAMSQNFSNVHIEYLKNSNEEIKPFIINSALEELQKRDDKIKKINLFVDDYAMSSNVSSKSLTNLASVMDKVEFLTLMTDGTAHDTFSINLFENLKYLSNDNFEKTKLEVVSIFEGNYDKKSNFKKYTNTFFPLVTEKNNYGVRYINSWSISDVQFYDEAEFWKIRNTYSSTSAGLNDAISNWSQQGYDKDGLKIFKEVFKLTEDVFPKPKSNLNFVYSGNKMGEGITVKKSAEAIKTISDYLKENHGSDDFTIWFKPHPRESEKNIENLIKESKKLGVEKIEIIKQEIPLEIYLYAKAFDKVDDKEFRIIPTASSTAVMALYDSGIENIIESYLFDSESQLEIYKNQYGVNSKLYNSFKNTIII from the coding sequence ATGAAAAAAATATTAAGTATTTTAGCATCTGTATCAATATTATCTACATCATCACTTGCTGTAATTTCATGTCAAATGAATCTAAAGTTGGTAGATGAAAATCTAAGATATAATTTTACTCCAGAAGTAATCGGAGAAGACGACCACAACGGCATAAAAAATTATTTAAACGCGGTTAAAAAACAAAACGAATTAAGTTTAAATACTGGAACCCTATATTATATTTCCAGAGCAGGAGCAGCGATTGGTGTACAGACTTTTGTTTCAGCAATCAGTGAAGCTCTAATGTTTCCTGACAGACAAATAGTAATCTATCTTAGTGATCAAATGAATCCAGATGGACCATTAGGTAAAAATAGCATGAAAATAGAGGCAATGAGTCAAAATTTTTCAAATGTTCACATAGAGTATTTGAAAAATTCAAACGAGGAGATAAAACCTTTTATCATTAATTCAGCATTAGAAGAATTGCAAAAACGCGATGATAAAATAAAAAAAATAAATTTATTTGTTGATGATTACGCTATGAGTTCCAATGTATCTTCAAAATCATTGACCAACTTGGCAAGCGTAATGGATAAAGTTGAATTTTTAACATTAATGACTGATGGTACAGCTCATGACACATTCTCAATAAATTTATTTGAAAATTTAAAATATCTTTCAAATGATAATTTTGAAAAAACAAAATTAGAGGTCGTTTCAATTTTTGAAGGAAATTATGACAAAAAATCAAATTTTAAAAAGTATACAAACACTTTTTTTCCATTAGTTACGGAAAAAAATAACTATGGGGTTAGGTATATTAATTCTTGATCAATTAGTGACGTTCAATTTTATGATGAAGCAGAATTTTGAAAAATTAGAAATACATACTCTTCGACAAGTGCTGGGTTAAACGATGCTATATCGAATTGAAGTCAACAAGGGTATGATAAAGATGGTTTGAAAATTTTTAAAGAAGTTTTTAAATTAACAGAAGATGTTTTTCCAAAACCCAAAAGTAATTTAAATTTTGTTTACAGCGGAAATAAAATGGGGGAAGGTATCACCGTAAAAAAAAGTGCCGAAGCAATAAAAACTATTAGTGATTATTTAAAAGAAAATCATGGAAGCGATGATTTTACAATTTGGTTTAAGCCTCATCCAAGAGAAAGTGAAAAAAATATTGAAAATTTAATTAAAGAGTCAAAAAAACTAGGAGTTGAAAAAATCGAAATTATAAAGCAAGAAATACCATTAGAAATTTATTTATATGCTAAAGCTTTTGATAAAGTTGACGATAAGGAATTTAGAATCATCCCGACAGCTTCATCAACTGCAGTAATGGCGCTTTATGATTCAGGAATTGAAAATATTATAGAATCATATCTATTTGATTCTGAATCACAATTGGAAATATATAAAAACCAATATGGTGTAAATAGCAAGTTATATAATAGCTTTAAAAATACCATAATAATTTAA